In a single window of the Pseudodesulfovibrio profundus genome:
- a CDS encoding DUF2157 domain-containing protein, with protein MKSDDGSSPLEHITADRRIIDELYSHGKITMEAREYALEALYPHNHWGLWVSRILLTLGTLLVLSGIVYFFAFNWTKITPTIKLFSIQFGLVGCLVGAWFYSLRRLTGQILLLSASMLVGVFFAVFGQVYQTGADAYQLFMMWALLTLGWTLISNFAPQWVFWLVIANTSLILWWEQAALPSHEMKHLIHTYMALLNGAALGLREYLSAKKTYAWLKGRWTRGFLVIGVLSIVVVPIISLITGEREPSISVMVSGAVGFVAHGLVFYLYRFKFPDMWSLAAAVLSACIIVETVIVDTMVSDRLLKSESITFLVMGIATIILFACAVAYLSSVSKKMKVDHVSS; from the coding sequence ATGAAGTCAGATGATGGCAGCTCCCCGCTTGAGCATATTACAGCAGACCGTCGAATAATAGATGAGCTCTATTCCCATGGGAAGATCACCATGGAAGCACGGGAGTATGCTTTGGAAGCTCTTTACCCTCATAATCATTGGGGGCTATGGGTATCTCGAATACTGCTCACTCTCGGAACTCTCTTGGTGCTGTCAGGCATCGTTTATTTCTTTGCTTTCAATTGGACAAAAATCACGCCAACAATAAAGCTTTTCTCCATCCAGTTCGGTCTGGTTGGTTGTCTGGTTGGAGCCTGGTTCTATTCGTTACGACGCTTGACTGGTCAGATATTACTGCTTTCGGCAAGTATGTTGGTGGGTGTCTTTTTTGCCGTTTTCGGGCAGGTGTACCAAACAGGAGCCGATGCATATCAACTCTTCATGATGTGGGCATTGCTCACGCTCGGGTGGACATTAATCTCCAACTTTGCTCCCCAATGGGTTTTCTGGTTGGTGATCGCAAATACTTCTCTCATCCTATGGTGGGAGCAGGCTGCGCTGCCCTCCCATGAGATGAAACACCTGATCCATACCTACATGGCCTTGCTGAATGGTGCAGCTTTGGGGCTGCGCGAATACTTGTCGGCAAAAAAGACATATGCATGGCTCAAAGGGAGATGGACCCGCGGCTTTCTTGTCATTGGTGTTTTATCAATTGTTGTAGTCCCTATCATTTCTTTGATCACTGGAGAAAGAGAACCATCCATATCTGTCATGGTGAGTGGGGCTGTCGGTTTTGTTGCTCATGGATTGGTGTTTTATCTGTATCGCTTCAAATTCCCGGATATGTGGTCGTTGGCGGCTGCGGTGTTATCGGCTTGTATTATAGTCGAAACCGTTATTGTCGATACAATGGTAAGTGACCGCTTGTTGAAATCGGAAAGTATTACTTTTCTGGTAATGGGGATTGCGACCATAATCCTATTTGCCTGCGCAGTCGCCTATCTCTCCAGTGTTTCGAAAAAAATGAAGGTCGATCATGTCTCATCCTAA
- the tmcD gene encoding electron transfer complex subunit TmcD gives MGISNWDWEVGQKTVVESLSPKQGHGWQEEPYVSYDGETLAAVVQVDEGEFSVRINDGIWENTFEKIWGLRFSPDNRLTALCQQDMEWALAVDGELLGETTDYVWNAKFSQDGSVIACMYKGMERYGVAVNGEPWPELFENVNQYTLTKDGAHTAGVAQVESLGQADIEGFKKGIFTVVVDGKRWPGKYLNVWTPTFSKDGRKVAAQVRTSVHNYTIAVDDVPWTDTFNQVWEPVFHPSGQYVVAPVRVAGKWGVAKDGGLTWRNRYIQCLNLQFSEDGENLWAIVATSYGQFTACRNDAAWGETFPVVTDLVVAPSGDRAAILANEDNANFQIVVDGTAWSNTYDMAWPAVFSPDSRNVAALVEKGGRYIILVNGKPFERDFDRAWPPIFSEDGTKVLIRALENNSYVRIVADVAQF, from the coding sequence ATGGGTATATCCAACTGGGATTGGGAGGTCGGCCAGAAAACGGTCGTCGAATCTCTCTCCCCAAAACAAGGGCATGGCTGGCAGGAAGAGCCGTACGTATCCTACGACGGTGAAACACTGGCAGCAGTCGTTCAAGTGGACGAAGGCGAATTTTCCGTCCGTATCAATGACGGCATCTGGGAAAACACATTCGAGAAAATCTGGGGGCTCCGCTTTTCGCCCGACAACCGGCTCACTGCACTGTGTCAGCAGGACATGGAGTGGGCGCTTGCCGTTGATGGCGAACTGCTCGGCGAGACCACGGATTACGTCTGGAACGCCAAGTTTAGTCAGGACGGGTCTGTCATTGCCTGCATGTACAAGGGAATGGAACGTTACGGTGTGGCCGTCAATGGCGAGCCATGGCCGGAGCTGTTTGAAAACGTCAACCAGTACACTCTGACCAAAGACGGTGCGCACACCGCCGGAGTCGCCCAGGTCGAATCGCTGGGACAGGCGGACATCGAAGGGTTCAAGAAGGGCATCTTTACCGTGGTCGTGGACGGCAAGCGCTGGCCCGGAAAGTACCTCAATGTCTGGACGCCGACGTTCAGCAAGGATGGTCGCAAGGTCGCTGCGCAGGTCCGTACTTCCGTACACAACTACACCATCGCCGTGGACGACGTGCCATGGACCGATACGTTCAATCAGGTATGGGAACCCGTGTTCCATCCTTCCGGCCAGTATGTCGTGGCCCCTGTTCGCGTGGCGGGTAAGTGGGGCGTGGCAAAGGACGGCGGCCTGACCTGGCGCAATCGCTACATCCAATGTCTGAACCTGCAGTTCTCAGAAGATGGTGAAAATCTCTGGGCCATCGTCGCCACCAGCTACGGCCAGTTCACTGCCTGTCGCAATGATGCGGCATGGGGCGAAACCTTCCCAGTCGTCACCGATCTGGTGGTCGCCCCGAGTGGTGATCGTGCAGCCATTCTCGCCAACGAAGACAATGCAAACTTCCAGATCGTCGTGGATGGTACCGCTTGGTCCAATACCTACGATATGGCCTGGCCCGCCGTCTTTTCACCCGACAGCCGCAACGTGGCGGCTTTGGTGGAAAAGGGCGGTCGTTACATTATTCTGGTCAACGGCAAGCCTTTTGAGCGCGACTTTGATCGTGCCTGGCCGCCGATCTTCAGTGAAGACGGCACCAAAGTGCTCATCCGTGCCCTCGAAAACAACAGCTACGTCCGCATTGTCGCGGATGTGGCCCAATTCTAG
- a CDS encoding response regulator has product MTEATKRVLVVDDEMNIRLFLKTLLETSGYEPHLARNAREGLKRAWELKPDLIILDVMMPGEGGLVMYQGLQEDKDLRKVPVIMLSAVGADTFKHALKIMGVGQSNYPDPFAYVQKPPKPDDIKAIIDHALVR; this is encoded by the coding sequence ATGACTGAAGCCACCAAGAGAGTCCTGGTAGTGGACGACGAGATGAACATCCGGCTCTTTCTCAAGACGCTGCTCGAAACCAGCGGGTATGAGCCTCACCTTGCGCGAAATGCGCGGGAGGGGCTCAAGCGGGCCTGGGAATTGAAGCCGGACCTGATCATCCTCGACGTAATGATGCCCGGAGAAGGTGGGTTGGTAATGTACCAAGGGTTACAGGAAGATAAGGATTTGAGGAAGGTGCCGGTCATCATGCTCTCCGCAGTGGGGGCCGACACCTTCAAGCACGCCCTGAAAATCATGGGTGTGGGACAATCCAACTACCCAGATCCCTTTGCGTACGTTCAGAAGCCACCCAAACCGGACGACATCAAGGCCATCATCGATCATGCGTTGGTGCGATAA
- the tmcA gene encoding acidic tetraheme cytochrome c3 TmcA yields the protein MNKQHIKLVVFGAAILALTTLYMVPMAFSQEDMTHIPVDAFGKLERPQAAFQHDLHNEKAELDDCVVCHHSMTDDGKRDMEMSSEGESCESCHAVEPTDGKTPLMRAYHRQCIDCHKQSLKGPVACGECHKK from the coding sequence ATGAACAAGCAACACATCAAACTCGTTGTCTTTGGAGCAGCCATCCTGGCGCTGACGACTCTGTACATGGTGCCAATGGCTTTCTCTCAGGAGGACATGACGCACATTCCGGTGGACGCCTTCGGCAAACTGGAGCGGCCACAAGCCGCTTTCCAGCACGACTTGCACAATGAGAAGGCAGAGCTGGACGACTGTGTGGTTTGCCACCACTCCATGACGGACGACGGCAAACGCGACATGGAAATGTCCAGCGAAGGCGAGTCCTGCGAATCCTGTCATGCGGTGGAACCCACCGATGGCAAGACCCCGCTCATGCGCGCCTACCACCGCCAGTGTATCGACTGTCACAAACAATCGCTCAAAGGGCCTGTGGCCTGCGGCGAGTGTCACAAAAAGTAA
- a CDS encoding GDYXXLXY domain-containing protein — protein sequence MRTKLMIVFSVLVLIVFNYGIYEKEQIIKNGQRFLLELAPVDPRSLMQGDYMRLRYAMERDVPTKDLVEHGKRGYLVIRLDGKLVAHFVRVYKEENLAEGEYLLRFLNDTGKAKIVPDSFMFQEGHAQYYENAKYGVFTLGDSGQYLLIGLADADGELLSARQPMN from the coding sequence ATGCGCACAAAACTCATGATAGTTTTTTCCGTGCTTGTCCTTATTGTTTTCAATTATGGAATCTATGAGAAAGAGCAGATCATAAAAAACGGTCAAAGGTTTTTACTTGAACTGGCTCCGGTTGACCCGCGTTCTCTCATGCAGGGAGATTACATGCGCCTGCGATATGCAATGGAGCGTGATGTGCCAACCAAGGATTTAGTCGAGCATGGAAAGCGTGGATATCTGGTGATTCGCCTGGACGGGAAGCTGGTAGCGCATTTTGTTCGAGTATATAAGGAAGAGAATCTGGCTGAGGGTGAATATCTGCTTCGTTTTCTGAATGATACCGGTAAGGCGAAGATTGTACCTGATTCATTCATGTTTCAGGAGGGACACGCCCAGTATTATGAAAATGCCAAATATGGTGTGTTTACATTGGGAGACTCAGGCCAGTATCTACTCATTGGGTTGGCGGATGCGGATGGTGAGTTACTATCAGCACGACAGCCTATGAATTGA
- the divK gene encoding DVU0259 family response regulator domain-containing protein, giving the protein MSHKILIIDDDPYIVKYLEDILQDDGFSTCTASNVEEAIGLLKKENPDLVTLDLEMPNEWGPRFYRKMVQDPEYKDVPVIVVSGLSGIHLAIKNAVASFKKPFNPQELLEAIRKTLES; this is encoded by the coding sequence ATGTCTCATAAAATTCTCATCATTGATGACGATCCTTATATCGTCAAATACCTCGAGGACATTCTTCAGGACGACGGGTTCAGCACCTGCACGGCGTCCAATGTGGAGGAGGCCATCGGGTTGCTGAAGAAGGAAAATCCGGATCTCGTAACGCTTGATCTGGAAATGCCTAACGAGTGGGGGCCACGCTTCTACCGTAAAATGGTGCAGGATCCGGAGTACAAGGACGTCCCCGTGATCGTCGTTTCCGGTCTGTCTGGCATTCATCTGGCCATTAAAAACGCAGTGGCCTCGTTTAAAAAGCCCTTCAATCCCCAGGAGCTTCTGGAAGCGATTCGGAAAACTCTGGAATCCTAG
- a CDS encoding DUF4401 domain-containing protein, which produces MAQLLDELGSKGFAIDEGVSSFVVSRLPEKELPLYIRILAGFGATIASFFFVGFLWLVGLIDLSNEESLILVGILFVAGAIALQRATGHKYTVKRSFFIQSSFASMCIGKTLFVFGLQQLMNTGWGATVGLLVITCVTYPVYRMSIDRFLSSFGVLLSILINLSLDHDVRGVWELVFNGFFFAQFICAAVLVTHGKIKREYIPLSYAFILSLCMSVLLSASGIRFGFFAETALKHPFIINMVLTGGLIALFAWVAGGFNKLKSQPLALASIGTVILGSITAPGILLAIGLMVLGYAKHETILSITGVLLMPLFLSIYYYNLDVSLLQKSLVLVGSGIILLAGRVYLKRKGWDNGGASCAQNS; this is translated from the coding sequence GTGGCTCAGTTGCTTGATGAGCTTGGAAGCAAGGGGTTTGCTATCGACGAAGGTGTGTCTTCTTTTGTGGTCTCCCGGCTCCCGGAAAAAGAGTTGCCGCTCTACATTCGGATATTGGCTGGCTTTGGAGCAACCATTGCGTCATTTTTCTTTGTGGGGTTCTTATGGCTTGTCGGCTTGATTGATCTTTCAAATGAAGAGTCCCTTATCCTGGTAGGGATCTTGTTTGTCGCGGGGGCTATCGCTCTTCAGCGAGCAACTGGTCATAAGTACACGGTCAAGCGTAGTTTCTTTATACAATCTTCCTTTGCTTCAATGTGCATTGGAAAGACGTTGTTCGTATTTGGCTTGCAGCAGTTGATGAATACTGGGTGGGGGGCAACTGTGGGATTGCTCGTTATCACCTGCGTTACCTATCCCGTATACCGCATGTCGATAGACCGTTTTCTGTCTTCTTTCGGGGTACTGTTGTCTATTTTGATCAACCTCTCGTTGGATCATGATGTGCGAGGTGTGTGGGAGTTGGTGTTTAATGGATTCTTTTTCGCTCAATTCATATGTGCTGCTGTTTTAGTAACGCATGGAAAAATCAAACGTGAGTACATACCACTCTCGTATGCTTTTATTCTGTCACTGTGCATGAGTGTACTCCTGTCGGCTTCAGGAATTCGTTTTGGTTTTTTTGCCGAGACTGCACTGAAACACCCATTCATCATCAACATGGTGTTGACCGGAGGGTTGATAGCCTTATTCGCTTGGGTTGCAGGGGGCTTCAATAAACTGAAATCCCAACCATTGGCCTTGGCTTCAATTGGTACAGTGATACTGGGATCAATTACTGCGCCCGGTATCCTGCTGGCAATCGGATTAATGGTGCTTGGGTATGCAAAGCATGAAACAATACTAAGTATTACCGGTGTGCTGCTCATGCCTTTGTTTCTAAGCATCTATTATTACAATCTCGATGTATCACTCCTGCAGAAGTCTTTGGTTCTTGTTGGAAGTGGAATCATATTATTGGCTGGCAGGGTGTACCTGAAGCGTAAGGGATGGGACAATGGAGGAGCCTCATGCGCACAAAACTCATGA
- the tmcC gene encoding TmcC family electron transfer complex membrane anchor subunit, whose translation MIELYNFVSGPLAWVAWGVFIVGSIYRLVTMYNLAKAKDGSSIAYMSLPFGLRSIFRWAIPFGTLGWKSDPLMTVATFLFHIGFVLVAVFLGGHVVLWDTAFGISLPSLPTVVGDIISFVVIGACAVFAYRRVALPHVKGVTKSKDWFALILVVMPFLTGVLAYHQVGPVLLMTTLHILAGEVLLALIPFTRLSHALFVPFTRAYMGSEFGAVRNAHDW comes from the coding sequence ATGATCGAACTGTATAACTTCGTCAGCGGACCTCTGGCCTGGGTTGCCTGGGGCGTATTCATCGTCGGGTCCATCTATCGGCTGGTGACCATGTACAATCTGGCCAAGGCCAAGGATGGCTCTTCCATTGCCTACATGAGCCTGCCGTTCGGCCTGCGTTCCATCTTCCGATGGGCGATCCCGTTTGGCACCTTGGGCTGGAAGTCTGATCCGCTCATGACCGTGGCCACTTTCCTGTTCCATATCGGCTTCGTGCTCGTCGCCGTTTTCCTGGGTGGGCACGTGGTGCTCTGGGATACCGCTTTCGGCATCTCGCTCCCGAGTCTGCCCACGGTTGTCGGCGACATCATCAGCTTCGTGGTCATCGGTGCCTGCGCGGTATTCGCATACCGGCGCGTGGCGCTGCCTCATGTCAAAGGTGTAACGAAAAGCAAGGACTGGTTCGCTCTTATCCTCGTGGTCATGCCGTTTCTGACCGGCGTGCTGGCGTATCATCAGGTTGGCCCGGTGCTGCTCATGACGACGCTGCACATCCTGGCGGGCGAAGTCCTGCTCGCGCTGATCCCGTTCACGAGACTGAGCCATGCGCTCTTCGTTCCGTTTACCAGGGCGTACATGGGCTCCGAATTCGGTGCCGTGCGTAACGCCCATGACTGGTAG
- the tmcB gene encoding electron transfer complex ferredoxin TmcB translates to MSHIADRLISDPGLESGVAALTTERIQEVVTRMLEGETGAKLKAYHETCMRCGLCSQACHYYKSHDDDPSYSPVNKATETMYELMDKKGKVAPQRIYEMAQIAFTECNLCKRCAHYCPVGIDIGYIMSMVRRICYLLDVVPQYIRDTSHSHASTMNQMWVKDDEWIDSLQWQEDEARDEFPNLRIPLDKEGAEVYYSVIAPEPKFRTQLIYQAAAIMHAAGVDYTMPSEPGWDNSDMCMFVGDFENMGRLKRAHYESAQKLRVKRIVMGECGHAFRSVYDMGNRWLGYKKMPVPVIHSVEFYHELLTSGKIKIPKKFDRPVTIQDPCNIIRGRGLMDKLREVVHMLCEEVVEMTPNREHNYCCCAGGGVINCGPPFKNTRMEGNRVKADQLRATGVKDVVIPCHNCHGGLEDIIGYYDLGMHGKFIGDIIYELMEKPEV, encoded by the coding sequence ATGAGTCACATAGCTGACAGATTAATCTCCGACCCCGGGCTCGAGAGCGGTGTGGCCGCCCTGACTACCGAAAGGATTCAGGAAGTGGTCACCCGGATGCTCGAAGGGGAAACCGGAGCCAAACTCAAGGCATATCATGAGACCTGCATGCGGTGCGGACTGTGCTCGCAGGCCTGCCACTACTACAAGTCCCATGATGACGATCCCAGTTACTCCCCGGTCAACAAGGCCACAGAGACCATGTACGAACTCATGGACAAGAAGGGTAAGGTTGCGCCGCAACGCATTTATGAGATGGCGCAGATAGCCTTTACCGAGTGTAACCTGTGCAAGCGGTGCGCCCACTACTGTCCGGTTGGCATCGATATCGGCTACATCATGTCCATGGTACGCCGTATCTGTTACCTGCTGGATGTCGTCCCGCAGTACATTCGCGACACCTCTCACTCCCATGCGTCGACCATGAACCAGATGTGGGTCAAGGATGACGAATGGATCGACTCCCTGCAGTGGCAGGAAGACGAGGCCCGCGACGAGTTCCCCAATCTGCGCATCCCCCTCGATAAGGAAGGGGCCGAGGTCTACTACTCGGTCATCGCGCCGGAACCCAAGTTCCGAACCCAGCTCATCTATCAGGCTGCCGCCATCATGCATGCGGCGGGCGTGGATTACACCATGCCGTCCGAGCCGGGCTGGGATAACTCGGACATGTGCATGTTCGTGGGAGACTTCGAAAATATGGGTCGCCTCAAGCGTGCACACTATGAATCCGCTCAGAAACTGCGGGTCAAGCGCATCGTCATGGGCGAGTGCGGACACGCATTCCGGTCCGTGTACGACATGGGTAACCGCTGGCTCGGTTACAAGAAGATGCCGGTGCCGGTCATTCACTCCGTGGAATTCTACCACGAGCTGCTGACCTCGGGCAAAATTAAGATACCGAAGAAGTTTGACCGTCCTGTCACCATTCAGGACCCGTGCAACATCATTCGCGGCCGAGGGCTCATGGATAAGCTCCGCGAGGTCGTCCACATGCTCTGCGAAGAGGTCGTGGAAATGACCCCCAACCGCGAACACAACTACTGCTGCTGTGCCGGCGGCGGTGTGATCAACTGTGGTCCGCCGTTCAAGAACACCCGCATGGAGGGCAACAGGGTCAAAGCCGACCAGCTCAGGGCGACCGGCGTCAAGGATGTGGTCATCCCGTGTCACAACTGTCACGGCGGCCTGGAAGACATCATCGGCTATTACGATCTCGGGATGCACGGCAAGTTCATCGGGGACATCATCTACGAACTGATGGAAAAGCCGGAAGTGTAG
- a CDS encoding universal stress protein → MFNNIMFATSGSPVCDSPAKIAFDLAEREDAELLLFHVLGVPSRGFSVEATDVRTGEKENLGEDYEAWVREELSNTYDNQLKLYGEKTRIMTTVGVPATEILRLARKENTDMIVMGANTRPEEGGGRFRAIMGNTMLTVSKRARCPVLIVNSPCNTCWNLFSSIVYCTDFTKAADYAFTFALKVAKDIGCPLHIFHAVNINSEDLGGKPSQEAIEEKIAEARKKIEEKYLSQVGDFNMVEVDVREGAPHVEILKYAREKEGDLIVMAHHSKDLPPEDAEIGTTLEEVVLRSACPVASVNHPDWIVD, encoded by the coding sequence ATGTTTAATAATATCATGTTTGCGACCAGTGGATCTCCCGTTTGTGACAGCCCTGCCAAGATTGCTTTTGACCTGGCGGAACGCGAAGACGCGGAATTGCTTCTTTTCCACGTTCTCGGTGTCCCCTCCAGAGGATTCAGCGTTGAAGCCACGGACGTCCGCACGGGTGAAAAGGAAAACCTGGGTGAAGATTACGAAGCCTGGGTCCGCGAAGAGTTGAGCAACACCTATGATAACCAATTGAAGCTGTACGGGGAAAAGACCCGGATCATGACCACGGTCGGCGTTCCCGCCACCGAGATTCTCCGTCTTGCCCGCAAGGAAAACACCGATATGATCGTCATGGGTGCCAACACCCGCCCGGAAGAGGGAGGCGGTCGATTCAGGGCCATCATGGGTAACACCATGCTGACGGTTTCCAAGCGCGCCCGTTGTCCTGTCCTCATCGTCAACAGCCCCTGCAACACCTGCTGGAATCTCTTTTCCAGCATCGTGTACTGCACGGACTTTACCAAGGCCGCGGACTACGCCTTCACCTTCGCCCTGAAGGTTGCCAAGGATATCGGGTGTCCGCTGCACATCTTCCATGCCGTGAACATCAACTCCGAGGATCTTGGCGGCAAGCCCAGCCAGGAAGCCATTGAAGAGAAGATTGCCGAGGCCCGGAAGAAGATTGAAGAAAAGTACCTCTCACAGGTGGGCGACTTCAACATGGTCGAAGTGGACGTGCGCGAAGGTGCTCCCCACGTCGAAATCCTCAAGTATGCTCGCGAGAAGGAAGGCGATCTCATCGTCATGGCGCACCATTCCAAGGATCTGCCGCCTGAAGATGCCGAGATCGGTACCACCCTGGAAGAGGTAGTTCTGCGTTCGGCCTGCCCGGTGGCCAGCGTCAATCATCCTGACTGGATAGTCGACTAA
- a CDS encoding DEAD/DEAH box helicase yields MEKENTNEVVNENEAVDSSLPKMRFEDLPERLHDACVRVGWDKLMPVQELALPFLLNDNDVMVQARTGSGKTGAFVLPLLEKLDADLMECQALVMVPTRELAQQVASEARTLAGDKGINVVAVYGGVGYKQQLDAFRDGAQLVVGTPGRILDHLVRRSLDLHKLKVLIFDEADRMLSVGFYPDMVEVKRYLPPKIDGSYMFSATFPQSVLRLAREFMVDPEFLSLSSDETNVSAIAHQFVEVQAMGKERKLIKLIELENPSSAIIFANTKRNVEFTAALLSQFGFDAEGLTSDLSQNKREQLMARIKAGQLRFLVATDVAARGIDIPELSHVFMMEPPEDPESYVHRAGRTGRAGASGKAITMVDVIQKMELERIATRFKIKFEEIKDPTEEDVAAIIEERLTALLEKRFRKLKPLERERAARFLPLVQKYAADEEAVGLIAMLLDEIYQNTLHGKPEVPVAEQEKPREQRKPNQPSKGNGKKPQRNRKPRSGGDHGGHGRPSGNDRSEGNRSDDKPSENRRPKGKRNDENRSGDKPKPRKPSRPAGEQQSEPRPERRPEQSSGADKGGDGESGTKSRPRRRRPRRRRRR; encoded by the coding sequence ATGGAAAAGGAAAACACCAACGAAGTGGTGAACGAGAACGAAGCTGTAGATTCTTCGCTCCCGAAGATGCGTTTTGAGGATCTGCCTGAGCGGTTGCACGATGCGTGCGTGCGCGTGGGCTGGGATAAATTGATGCCGGTGCAGGAGTTGGCGTTGCCTTTCCTGCTCAATGACAACGATGTCATGGTCCAGGCTCGGACCGGCTCCGGCAAGACCGGTGCATTTGTGCTTCCCCTGCTGGAAAAACTCGATGCAGACCTGATGGAATGTCAGGCTCTGGTCATGGTACCCACACGCGAACTGGCGCAACAGGTTGCGAGCGAAGCCCGTACTTTGGCAGGAGACAAGGGTATCAATGTCGTCGCTGTTTATGGTGGCGTTGGTTACAAGCAGCAGTTGGATGCCTTCCGCGACGGCGCTCAGCTCGTGGTCGGTACGCCCGGTCGTATCCTGGACCACCTGGTCAGGCGAAGCCTTGATCTGCATAAATTGAAAGTGCTGATTTTCGATGAGGCCGACCGGATGCTGTCTGTCGGTTTTTACCCCGATATGGTCGAGGTTAAGCGATACCTGCCCCCAAAAATTGATGGCAGCTATATGTTTTCCGCTACCTTCCCGCAGTCGGTCCTGCGTCTGGCGCGGGAATTCATGGTTGATCCGGAATTTCTCAGCCTGTCCAGCGATGAGACCAACGTGTCGGCCATTGCGCATCAGTTCGTCGAGGTCCAGGCCATGGGCAAGGAACGCAAGCTGATCAAGCTGATTGAACTGGAGAATCCTTCTTCGGCCATTATCTTTGCCAATACCAAGCGCAATGTTGAATTTACGGCAGCGCTTCTGTCACAGTTCGGATTCGATGCCGAAGGATTGACCTCGGACCTGAGCCAGAACAAGCGCGAACAACTCATGGCCCGCATCAAGGCCGGACAACTGCGTTTTCTGGTCGCTACAGATGTGGCAGCCCGTGGTATCGATATCCCCGAACTCTCTCATGTCTTCATGATGGAACCACCGGAAGACCCGGAGTCCTACGTGCACCGCGCAGGGCGAACCGGTCGCGCCGGGGCATCGGGCAAGGCAATCACCATGGTGGATGTCATCCAGAAGATGGAGCTTGAGCGTATCGCCACACGGTTCAAGATCAAATTCGAAGAGATCAAGGACCCGACCGAAGAAGATGTCGCAGCTATCATTGAAGAGCGCCTTACCGCACTGCTTGAGAAGCGATTCAGAAAGCTCAAGCCGCTTGAGCGTGAACGTGCTGCCCGTTTCCTGCCGCTTGTTCAGAAGTATGCCGCAGATGAAGAAGCGGTTGGGTTGATCGCCATGTTGTTGGACGAAATTTATCAGAATACTCTGCACGGCAAGCCCGAAGTGCCTGTTGCTGAACAGGAAAAGCCCAGAGAGCAACGGAAGCCCAACCAGCCCTCCAAAGGCAATGGCAAAAAGCCGCAGCGGAATCGTAAGCCTCGGAGCGGCGGCGACCATGGTGGACACGGTCGACCTTCGGGCAATGACCGGTCAGAGGGAAATCGGTCCGATGATAAGCCCTCCGAGAACAGGCGTCCCAAAGGCAAACGCAACGACGAAAATCGTTCGGGTGACAAACCCAAGCCGAGGAAGCCTTCCAGGCCTGCCGGTGAACAGCAGTCTGAGCCGCGCCCGGAGAGAAGGCCTGAGCAATCTTCCGGTGCTGATAAAGGTGGTGACGGCGAGTCCGGTACCAAGTCGCGTCCCCGACGCAGACGCCCTCGTCGTAGAAGACGCCGCTAG